Proteins from a single region of Starkeya sp. ORNL1:
- a CDS encoding methylglyoxal synthase yields the protein MSDGLVGLVAHDEKKDEMVDWAVMHRSTLARFGIVATGTTGGRVLEACPELNITRLKSGPLGGDQQIGALIAEGRIKALIFFVDPLTAQPHDVDVKALMRVALVYDIPIALNPATAEMVIAGLRAEG from the coding sequence GTGAGCGACGGCTTGGTCGGTCTTGTCGCCCATGACGAGAAGAAGGACGAGATGGTCGACTGGGCGGTGATGCACCGCTCAACCCTCGCCCGCTTCGGCATCGTGGCGACGGGCACCACCGGCGGGCGGGTGCTGGAGGCCTGCCCGGAACTGAACATCACCCGCCTGAAGAGCGGCCCGCTCGGCGGCGACCAGCAGATCGGCGCACTGATCGCCGAGGGTCGCATCAAGGCGCTGATCTTCTTCGTCGATCCCCTCACCGCCCAGCCGCACGATGTCGACGTGAAGGCGCTGATGCGGGTGGCGCTGGTCTACGACATCCCGATCGCGCTCAACCCGGCAACGGCGGAGATGGTGATTGCGGGGCTGCGGGCGGAGGGGTAG
- a CDS encoding ATP-binding cassette domain-containing protein: MAPPLLLLQDTRLTFGGTPLLEGAELSVSTGERVGLVGRNGSGKSTLLKIAAGLVQADGGARFAQPGATIRYLPQEPDLNGFANTLAYVEAGLGPGDPEYRAQYLLEQLGLNGTEEPSRLSGGEARRAALARVLAPEPDILLLDEPTNHLDLPAIEWLESEIASSRSALVLISHDRRFLEDLTRATVWLDRGRTRRMERGFKFFEEWRDQVLEEEERDQHKLDRRIAAEEHWMRYGVTARRKRNMRRVGELAEMRKNFREHRRAVGTVTVTATEADVSGKLVMEADNIAKSFGNRVIVRDFSIRIQRGDRIGIVGPNGAGKTTLLKMLIGELKPDSGKAKLGTNIEMATLDQRRAALDPNRSVRETLTDGRGDQVFVGGNPRHVIGYMKDFLFLPEQAGTAVSRLSGGERGRLLLACALAQASNLMVLDEPTNDLDLETLDLLEEMIDDYAGTVLLVSHDRDFLDRTVNAVIAFEGDGRWTVYAGGYSDMVAQRGRGVEARPGEDLGRPALVAAMPAPAKATGKRKLSFKEKHALEQLPKRIATLEAEIAKLSVKMQTPNFYTRDPAGFEKTSAALAKAQGELAAAEEEWLALEMLREELGV, translated from the coding sequence ATGGCGCCTCCTCTGCTTCTGCTTCAAGACACGCGGCTCACCTTCGGCGGCACGCCGCTGCTGGAGGGGGCGGAATTGTCCGTATCCACCGGCGAGCGGGTCGGTCTGGTCGGGCGTAACGGCTCGGGCAAGTCGACATTGCTCAAGATCGCCGCCGGCCTGGTGCAGGCCGATGGCGGGGCGCGCTTTGCCCAGCCGGGCGCCACCATCCGCTATCTGCCGCAGGAGCCGGACCTCAACGGCTTCGCCAACACCCTCGCTTATGTCGAGGCCGGCCTCGGGCCGGGCGATCCGGAGTATCGCGCGCAGTATCTGCTGGAACAGCTCGGCCTCAACGGCACCGAGGAGCCCTCCCGGCTTTCCGGCGGCGAGGCGCGGCGCGCGGCGCTGGCGCGCGTGCTGGCGCCGGAGCCGGATATCCTGCTGCTGGACGAGCCGACCAACCATCTCGACCTGCCGGCCATCGAATGGCTGGAGAGCGAGATCGCCTCCTCGCGCTCGGCGCTGGTGCTGATCAGCCATGACCGGCGCTTCCTCGAAGACCTCACCCGCGCCACCGTCTGGCTCGATCGCGGCCGGACCCGGCGCATGGAGCGTGGCTTCAAATTCTTCGAGGAATGGCGCGACCAGGTGCTGGAGGAAGAAGAGCGAGACCAGCACAAGCTCGACCGCCGGATCGCCGCCGAAGAGCACTGGATGCGCTACGGCGTCACCGCCCGGCGCAAGCGCAACATGCGCCGCGTCGGCGAACTCGCCGAGATGCGCAAGAATTTCCGCGAGCACCGCCGCGCCGTCGGCACCGTGACCGTCACCGCCACCGAGGCCGATGTCTCCGGCAAGCTGGTGATGGAGGCGGACAACATCGCCAAGTCGTTCGGCAACCGGGTGATCGTGCGCGACTTCTCGATCCGCATCCAGCGCGGCGACCGCATCGGCATTGTCGGCCCGAACGGCGCCGGCAAGACCACGCTGCTCAAGATGCTGATCGGCGAACTGAAGCCCGACAGCGGCAAGGCCAAGCTCGGCACCAATATCGAGATGGCGACGCTCGACCAGCGCCGCGCCGCGCTCGACCCCAACCGCTCGGTGCGCGAGACGCTGACCGACGGGCGTGGCGACCAAGTGTTCGTCGGCGGCAATCCGCGCCACGTCATCGGCTACATGAAGGACTTCCTGTTCCTGCCGGAACAGGCAGGCACCGCGGTTTCCAGGCTCTCCGGCGGCGAGCGCGGCCGGCTCTTGCTGGCGTGCGCGCTGGCGCAGGCCTCGAACCTGATGGTGCTCGACGAGCCGACCAACGACCTCGACCTAGAGACGCTCGACCTGCTCGAAGAGATGATCGACGACTATGCCGGCACCGTGCTGCTGGTGAGCCATGACCGCGACTTCCTCGACCGCACCGTGAATGCGGTGATCGCCTTCGAGGGTGATGGTCGCTGGACGGTCTATGCCGGCGGCTATTCCGACATGGTGGCGCAGCGCGGCCGCGGTGTGGAAGCCCGCCCCGGCGAGGACCTCGGGCGTCCGGCGCTGGTGGCGGCGATGCCGGCCCCGGCGAAGGCGACCGGCAAGCGCAAGCTGTCCTTCAAGGAGAAGCACGCGCTGGAGCAATTGCCCAAGCGCATCGCCACGCTGGAAGCCGAGATCGCCAAGCTGTCGGTGAAGATGCAGACGCCGAATTTCTACACCAGGGATCCGGCGGGATTCGAGAAGACCTCCGCGGCCTTGGCGAAGGCGCAGGGGGAACTGGCGGCGGCCGAGGAGGAATGGCTGGCGCTGGAGATGCTGCGCGAGGAGTTGGGGGTTTAG
- a CDS encoding type II toxin-antitoxin system Phd/YefM family antitoxin, translating to MSAKTIAAAQFKAECLRLIEQMNRDHEPVTITRRGKPVAVLTPVPDEASARPLIGALRGTVTRYDDPFAPATDAADWIATQ from the coding sequence ATGAGCGCAAAGACCATCGCCGCCGCGCAGTTCAAGGCGGAATGCCTGCGGCTGATCGAGCAGATGAACCGGGACCATGAACCGGTCACCATCACCCGGCGTGGCAAGCCGGTGGCGGTGCTGACCCCGGTGCCCGACGAAGCGTCCGCGCGCCCGCTCATCGGCGCGCTGCGCGGCACGGTCACGCGCTATGACGATCCCTTCGCCCCGGCGACCGACGCCGCCGACTGGATCGCCACGCAGTGA
- a CDS encoding type II toxin-antitoxin system VapC family toxin, with protein MIVLDTHVLVWALADDARLGRKARAAIEESVAKAGVLVSAITPWEIAMLAQKGRLVLGRETAAWIDAALAVPGIRLAPLEPAIAIDSVRLPGDIHADPADRIIIATARFQGVALLTADRAILDYGVAGHVTVLDAGQ; from the coding sequence GTGATCGTGCTCGATACCCACGTCCTGGTCTGGGCACTGGCGGACGATGCGCGGCTCGGGCGGAAGGCGCGGGCCGCTATCGAGGAATCCGTCGCGAAGGCCGGTGTGCTGGTGTCGGCGATCACGCCGTGGGAGATCGCCATGCTGGCGCAGAAGGGGCGGCTCGTGCTCGGCCGCGAGACCGCGGCGTGGATCGACGCCGCCCTGGCGGTGCCCGGCATCCGGCTCGCGCCGCTGGAGCCGGCCATCGCCATAGACAGCGTCCGCCTGCCGGGCGACATCCATGCCGACCCGGCCGACCGCATCATCATCGCCACCGCGCGCTTCCAGGGTGTCGCCTTGCTGACGGCGGACCGCGCCATTCTCGATTATGGTGTCGCCGGCCATGTCACCGTGCTCGATGCCGGGCAATAG
- a CDS encoding FAD-binding oxidoreductase, translating into MPDLSALIDRIAQHIGAHYVLTSPEDMAPYLVEERGLYHGTAPAVVRPGSTEEVAFVVAACHEAGVRIVPQGGNTGLVGGQMPAGELVLSLSRLDRIRNVDPVDMTMTVEAGCILDVVHHAAEAVGCLFPLHIASQGSCQIGGNLSTNAGGTAVLRYGNAKELVLGLEVVLADGTVWNGLKRLRKNNAGYDLRQLFLGSEGTLGIITAAVLKLYPQPAQRVTAFAGVPDPKAALALLGRFRAEAGDALTTFELMVSFGLETVLAHMPGTVRPLAEKYPWYVLIELSAPTRAFDLGALMEAGLGAGMEDGLVLDATIASSEAQAAALWRLREDMSEAQKHEGGSIKHDVSVPVSRVPEFLERALALVEAAMPGLRPCPFGHVGDGNIHFNLSQPVGMAKADFIKEWERFNRIVHDVVTDMDGSIAAEHGIGDLKRRELAHYADPVALELMHRLKHALDPEGTLNPGKVIAG; encoded by the coding sequence ATGCCCGACCTCTCCGCCCTCATCGACCGCATCGCCCAGCACATCGGCGCGCACTACGTCCTCACTTCGCCGGAGGACATGGCGCCGTACCTCGTCGAGGAGCGCGGGCTCTATCATGGCACCGCGCCGGCCGTAGTGCGCCCCGGCTCGACGGAAGAGGTCGCGTTCGTCGTCGCTGCGTGCCACGAGGCCGGCGTGCGCATCGTGCCGCAGGGCGGCAATACCGGGCTGGTCGGCGGGCAGATGCCGGCGGGCGAGCTGGTGCTTTCGCTCTCCCGGCTCGACCGCATCCGCAATGTCGATCCCGTCGACATGACCATGACGGTAGAGGCCGGCTGCATCCTCGATGTGGTCCACCATGCGGCGGAGGCGGTCGGCTGCCTGTTCCCGCTGCACATCGCCTCCCAGGGCTCCTGCCAGATCGGCGGCAATCTCTCCACCAATGCTGGAGGAACCGCCGTGCTGCGCTATGGCAATGCCAAGGAGCTGGTACTCGGCCTCGAAGTGGTGCTGGCCGACGGCACCGTCTGGAACGGGCTGAAGCGGCTGCGCAAGAACAATGCGGGCTATGATCTCAGGCAGCTGTTCCTCGGCAGCGAGGGCACGCTCGGCATCATCACCGCGGCGGTGCTGAAGCTCTATCCGCAGCCGGCGCAGCGCGTCACCGCCTTCGCCGGCGTGCCCGACCCGAAGGCGGCGCTCGCTCTGCTCGGCCGGTTCCGCGCCGAGGCCGGCGACGCGCTCACCACCTTCGAGCTGATGGTGAGCTTCGGCCTCGAGACGGTGCTGGCGCATATGCCCGGCACGGTGCGCCCGCTCGCGGAAAAATATCCCTGGTACGTCCTGATCGAGCTCTCCGCGCCGACCCGTGCCTTCGATCTCGGCGCGCTGATGGAGGCCGGACTCGGCGCCGGCATGGAGGACGGCCTGGTACTGGACGCCACCATTGCCTCCAGCGAGGCGCAGGCGGCGGCGCTGTGGCGGCTGCGCGAGGACATGTCGGAGGCGCAGAAGCACGAAGGCGGCTCGATCAAGCACGACGTCTCGGTGCCAGTCTCGCGGGTGCCGGAATTCCTGGAGCGCGCGCTCGCCTTGGTGGAAGCGGCGATGCCGGGATTGCGGCCCTGCCCGTTCGGCCATGTCGGCGACGGCAACATCCATTTCAATCTCAGCCAGCCGGTGGGCATGGCGAAGGCGGATTTCATCAAGGAATGGGAACGCTTCAACCGCATCGTCCATGATGTGGTGACCGACATGGACGGCTCGATCGCCGCCGAGCACGGCATCGGCGATCTCAAGCGCCGTGAGTTGGCGCACTACGCCGACCCGGTGGCGCTGGAGCTGATGCACCGGCTGAAGCATGCGCTCGATCCTGAGGGCACGCTGAATCCGGGGAAGGTGATTGCAGGGTAG
- the exbB gene encoding tonB-system energizer ExbB yields the protein MPTLRRRSLRSRLPALLAALVLALPAPALAQETAPPAATAAPTPTPATPTPELFAPAPAAQSPAPVTQAAPQPAAPTPEAPHDVTPTDDAAVNATLPHDLSPWGMFMAADWIVKGVMIGLAFASVVTWTVWLAKSLELLVVTGKLRRQLRILLGSASLDAARAGIGDVSGATGAMVRTTDLELGRSGALPAEGIKERVAISLSRIEAAAGRRITRGTGLLATIGATAPFVGLFGTVWGIMNSFIGISKAQTTNLAVVAPGIAEALLATAIGLVAAIPAVVIYNHFTRQVLGYRALLGDASAEMLRLLSRDLDRRDAGQHDYAQPPTKRVRAAAE from the coding sequence ATGCCGACGCTCCGCCGCCGTTCGCTCCGCTCGCGCCTGCCGGCGCTACTGGCCGCGCTCGTCCTTGCCTTGCCGGCCCCCGCGCTCGCGCAGGAAACGGCGCCGCCGGCCGCAACCGCGGCGCCCACGCCGACGCCCGCGACCCCGACGCCGGAACTGTTCGCCCCGGCCCCGGCCGCGCAATCGCCGGCACCGGTGACGCAAGCCGCTCCCCAGCCGGCCGCGCCGACGCCCGAGGCGCCGCACGACGTCACCCCCACCGACGACGCCGCCGTCAACGCCACGCTGCCGCATGACCTCTCCCCCTGGGGGATGTTCATGGCGGCGGACTGGATCGTGAAGGGGGTGATGATCGGCCTCGCCTTCGCCTCGGTCGTCACCTGGACGGTGTGGCTGGCGAAATCGCTGGAATTGCTGGTAGTCACCGGCAAGCTGCGCCGCCAGCTGCGCATCCTGCTCGGCAGCGCCTCGCTGGACGCCGCCCGCGCCGGCATCGGCGATGTCTCCGGCGCCACCGGGGCGATGGTGCGCACCACCGATCTCGAGCTCGGCCGCTCCGGCGCGCTGCCCGCCGAGGGCATCAAGGAGCGCGTCGCCATCTCGCTCAGCCGCATCGAGGCGGCGGCCGGGCGGCGCATCACCCGCGGCACCGGCCTGCTCGCCACCATCGGCGCCACCGCGCCCTTCGTCGGCCTGTTCGGCACGGTGTGGGGCATCATGAACTCGTTCATCGGCATCTCGAAGGCGCAGACCACCAATCTCGCCGTGGTGGCGCCCGGCATCGCCGAGGCGCTGCTCGCCACCGCCATCGGCCTCGTCGCCGCCATTCCCGCCGTGGTGATCTACAACCACTTCACCCGGCAGGTGTTGGGCTATCGCGCGCTGCTGGGCGATGCCTCCGCCGAGATGCTGCGGCTGCTGTCGCGCGACCTCGACCGCCGCGACGCCGGCCAGCACGACTATGCGCAACCGCCGACCAAGCGCGTGCGCGCGGCGGCGGAGTAG